A genomic window from Populus nigra chromosome 7, ddPopNigr1.1, whole genome shotgun sequence includes:
- the LOC133698507 gene encoding probable apyrase 6 yields MDFSALQARPSTAGYFPLHRTQLHPRMHSFSSPYPPQQQSTKSQKTHKLLALLATLLTIPFLFYLFSTARKIHHSSKFSNPNTRFFSVVIDSGRAGCRVRVYQLLGEGNLGFSNGQLPLVTGSMKVRPGLAGFAEDPDNAGGLIEGLVEFAKKRVPRRDWGNAGVQLMVRGEEMVGLEGKLKERILEVCRKVLRGSGLAFKDEWARVIEEEERGVYSWVAVNYVHGTMGSEPHKTTGMVELGGNSLQITFASREAAQVQSSRRIKLAGVAYNLQAQSLPKFGQDTAWESLHEWHSSRDMSSSSVYRDGFVGNPCIPKGYEMAYNISDPKLLLSHGAGNFTACRIEVLALLKSRQEKCLHPPCNVVSPFFMELQSKPVSQNNVFYASEFFGLVPRVSLFELEAAGKHYCEDDWDKLKDQHHSIDDLDLLRYCFSSAYTVALLHDSLGVSMNDKRIGFANNSESVPFDWTLGALIFQSMLEPLESEINNLDEIVGDESVTYFSLFAVLLIALLAAFFVLQLRKPQLKTIYDLEKGRYIVTRVPR; encoded by the exons ATGGATTTCTCAGCCCTTCAGGCCAGACCTTCCACAGCGGGCTACTTCCCACTCCACCGGACCCAATTACACCCACGCATGCACTCTTTCTCTTCGCCCTACCCACCGCAGCAACAAAGCACCAAATCCCAAAAAACCCACAAATTGTTAGCCCTTTTAGCCACCCTTTTGACCATCCCTTtccttttttaccttttttctaCTGCCCGAAAGATCCACCATTCCTCCAAATTTTCCAACCCTAATACCCgtttttttagtgttgttaTTGATTCGGGCCGGGCCGGGTGTAGAGTCCGGGTCTATCAGTTGTTGGGGGAGGGGAATTTAGGTTTTAGTAATGGGCAGTTGCCATTGGTTACTGGGTCAATGAAGGTGAGGCCTGGATTGGCTGGGTTTGCGGAGGACCCGGATAATGCGGGTGGGTTGATTGAGGGCTTGGTTGAGTTTGCAAAAAAGAGAGTTCCGAGGAGGGACTGGGGGAATGCCGGGGTGCAGTTGATGGTTAGGGGTGAGGAAATGGTGGGGTTGGAAGGGAAGTTGAAAGAGAGGATTCTGGAGGTGTGTAGGAAGGTTTTGAGAGGGTCTGGGCTTGCATTTAAGGACGAATGGGCGCGTGTTATTGAAG AAGAAGAAAGGGGTGTTTATTCCTGGGTTGCTGTTAACTATGTTCATGGAACCATGGGAAGTGAACCTCACAAAACTACTGGGATGGTTGAGCTTGGTGGCAATTCTTTGCAG ATTACATTTGCCTCAAGAGAAGCAGCACAAGTGCAATCTTCACGAAGGATAAAACTGGCTGGAGTTGCTTACAACCTTCAGGCACAAAGCTTACCAAAATTTGGCCAG GACACAGCATGGGAATCACTGCATGAATGGCACAGCTCTAGAGATATGAGTTCAT CATCGGTTTATAGGGATGGGTTTGTTGGTAACCCTTGCATTCCCAAAGGATATGAGATGGCATATAATATAAGTGACCCAAAGCTTCTGCTGTCTCATGGAGCTGGAAACTTTACTGCATGCAGGATTGAAGTTTTGGCACTGTTGAAGAGCAGACAAG AGAAATGCTTGCATCCTCCTTGTAACGTTGTCTCCCCTTTTTTCATGGAGCTACAAAGCAAGCCTGTTTCTCAAAACAACGTGTTCTATGCTTCCGAG TTTTTTGGGCTGGTTCCTAGGGTTTCTTTGTTTGAACTAGAGGCAGCTGGGAAACACTACTGTGAAGATGACTGGGATAAACTGAAAGATCAGCATCATAGCATCGATGATTTGGATCTGTTGAGATATTGTTTCTCTTCTGCCTACACGGTAGCTCTGCTGCACGACAGCCTTGGAGTATCAATGAATGATAAGAG GATTGGATTTGCAAATAATTCTGAAAGTGTTCCTTTTGACTGGACTCTTGGTGCTTTAATCTTTCAATCAATGCTGGAGCCCCTTGAATCGGAAATCAATAACCTTGATGAGATTGTTGGAGATGAGTCAGTGACGTATTTCTCATTATTTGCTGTTCTTTTAATAGCTTTGCTCGCAGCATTTTTTGTATTACAATTGCGAAAACCCCAGTTGAAAACAATATATGACCTAGAAAAGGGCCGTTATATAGTCACTCGTGTGCCCAGATAA